The Oxyura jamaicensis isolate SHBP4307 breed ruddy duck chromosome 8, BPBGC_Ojam_1.0, whole genome shotgun sequence genome has a segment encoding these proteins:
- the SERPINC1 gene encoding antithrombin-III encodes MHLFVVCLFSLWGLAAPKPYVVEDICTAKPRDIPVNPMCIYRNPEKKSQEGEGQEPGKGKSKIPESTNPRVWELSKANSRFAVVFYKYLADSKDNGENIFMSPLSISTAFAMTKLGACGDTLQQLMEVFQFDTISEKTSDQVHFFFAKLNCRLYKKANKSSELVSANRLFGEKSLVFNETYQNISEIVYGAKLWPLNFKEKPELSRKIINEWVANKTERRITEVIPEKGIDDLTVLVLVNTIYFKGHWKSQFPTPNTRLDLFHKANGETCQVPIMYQESKFHHASIHQDKVQVVELPYKGDDITMVLVLPFAGTPLVEVEQDLTSEKLQEWIDSMREVSLTVSLPRFRIEDSFSVKEKLRKMGLEDLFSPENARLPGIVAEGRTDLYVSEAFHKAFLEVNEEGSEASAATAVVISGRSFPMNRIIFEANRPFLLFIREAALNTIIFMGRISDPCS; translated from the exons atgcatctctttgtgGTGTGTCTCTTCAGCCTCTGGGGTCTGGCTGCCCCTAAGCCCTATGTCGTGGAAGATATTTGCACCGCGAAGCCCCGCGACATCCCGGTGAACCCCATGTGCATCTATCGCAACCCCGAGAAGAAGTCCCAGGAGGGCGAGGGGCAAGAGCCAGGGAAGGGCAAGAGCAAGATCCCGGAGTCCACTAACCCCCGGGTCTGGGAGCTGTCGAAGGCCAACTCGCGCTTCGCCGTTGTCTTCTACAAGTACCTGGCCGACTCCAAGGACAATGGGGAAAACATCTTCATGTCACCCCTCAGCATTTCTACAGCCTTCGCCATGACCAAGCTCGGAGCATGTGGTgacaccctgcagcagctcatggAG GTCTTCCAATTTGACACTATTTCAGAAAAAACATCCGATCAGGTCCACTTCTTCTTTGCCAAGCTCAACTGCCGACTTTACAAGAAAGCCAACAAATCGTCGGAGCTGGTATCAGCCAACCGCCTCTTCGGAGAGAAGTCTTTGGTCTTTAACGAGACCTACCAGAACATCAGCGAAATAGTGTACGGAGCCAAACTCTGGCCGTTGAACTTCAAA GAGAAGCCAGAGCTTTCCAGGAAGATCATAAACGAGTGGGTGGCTAATAAGACAGAGAGGCGCATTACAGAAGTGATCCCAGAGAAAGGTATCGATGACCTCACTGTCCTGGTCCTGGTCAACaccatttattttaag GGGCACTGGAAATCGCAGTTCCCAACTCCAAACACAAGACTGGATTTGTTTCATAAAGCCAACGGTGAGACCTGCCAAGTCCCAATCATGTACCAAGAGTCCAAATTCCACCACGCATCCATTCACCAGGACAAAGTGCAAGTGGTGGAGCTGCCCTACAAGGGGGACGATATCACAATGGTGCTGGTCCTGCCCTTTGCCGGGACGCCGCTGGTGGAGGTAGAGCAAGACCTGACATCGGAGAAGCTGCAGGAGTGGATAGACTCCATGAGGGAGGTCTCTCTCACTGTCTCTCTCCCTCGCTTCCGCATTGAGGACAGCTTCAGCGTCaaggagaagctgagaaaaaTGGGGCTGGAAGATCTCTTCAGTCCAGAAAATGCCAGACTCCCAG GTATAGTTGCAGAGGGCCGTACAGACCTGTATGTATCTGAGGCTTTCCACAAAGCCTTCCTTGAG GTGAATGAAGAAGGCAGTGAGGCATCAGCAGCCACAGCCGTCGTCATCTCCGGCCGCTCCTTCCCCATGAACAGAATTATCTTTGAAGCCAACAGGCCTTTCTTGCTATTCATCCGGGAGGCCGCCCTCAACACCATCATCTTCATGGGCAGAATATCTGATCCTTGCTCCTAA
- the ZBTB37 gene encoding zinc finger and BTB domain-containing protein 37, protein MEKSGNIQLEIPDFSNSVLSHLNQLRMQGRLCDIVVNVQGQAFRAHKVVLAASSPYFRDHMSLNEMSTVSISVIKNPSVFEQLLSFCYTGRICLQLADIISYLTAASFLQMQHIIDKCTQILEGIHFKINVAEVEAELSQTRTKHQERPPESHRVTPNLNRSLSPRHNAPKGSRLGQVSTVLDIRELSPPEESTSPQIIEQSSDVESREPILRINRAGQWYVETGMGDRGGRSDDDVRVLGGVRIKTENLEEWLGAENQPSGEDGSSAEEVTAMVIDTTGHGSMSQETYALGSSGAKVVRPTSSEIDRFSPSGSMVAVTERYRSKSESPGRMDEPKQPSSQGEESAMIGVSGYVEYLREQEVSERWFRYNPRLTCIYCAKSFNQKGSLDRHMRLHMGITPFVCRMCGKKYTRKDQLEYHIRKHTGNKPFHCHVCGKSFPFQAILNQHFRKNHPGCVPLEGPHSISPETTVTSRGQAEEESPPQEEAVAVGETAQGSVSTTGPD, encoded by the exons ATGGAGAAGAGCGGGAACATCCAGCTGGAGATTCCTGACTTCAGTAACTCTGTCCTGAGCCACCTGAACCAGCTGCGCATGCAGGGCCGTCTGTGTGACATCGTGGTCAATGTGCAGGGGCAAGCTTTCCGCGCTCACAAGGTGGTGCTGGCTGCCAGCTCGCCCTACTTCCGTGACCATATGTCCTTGAACGAAATGAGCAcagtttccatttctgtcaTCAAGAACCCGTCTGTATTTGAGCAGCTCCTTTCCTTTTGTTACACCGGTAGGATATGCCTgcagctggctgacatcatcaGTTACCTAACGGCCGCCAGTTTCTTGCAGATGCAGCACATCATAGACAAATGCACGCAGATTCTCGAGggaattcatttcaaaattaacGTGGCAGAGGTGGAAGCGGAGTTGAGCCAGACCAGGACAAAGCATCAGGAGAGACCCCCGGAGTCTCACCGGGTGACGCCAAATCTCAACCGTTCCCTGAGCCCTCGTCACAACGCCCCGAAAGGGAGCCGCCTGGGCCAGGTTAGCACAGTGCTGGACATCCGGGAGCTCAGCCCGCCGGAGGAGTCCACCAGCCCCCAGATCATCGAACAGAGCTCGGACGTGGAAAGCAGGGAACCCATCCTGCGGATCAACAGAGCGGGACAGTGGTATGTTGAGACGGGAATGGGAGACCGCGGCGGACGGAGCGACGACGACGTCCGGGTGCTGGGAGGAGTGCGCATTAAAACGGAGAACCTGGAGGAGTGGCTAGGGGCAGAGAATCAGCCGTCAGGAGAAGACGGGAGCAGTGCTGAGGAGGTCACAGCGATGGTGATCGACACCACGGGCCACGGATCAATGAGCCAAGAGACTTACGCGTTAGGGTCCTCAGGGGCCAAAGTAGTCAGGCCGACCAGCAGTGAGATTGACAG aTTTAGCCCTTCTGGCAGCATGGTTGCTGTGACTGAGCGGTACAGATCAAAAAGCGAGTCTCCCGGGCGGATGGATGAGCCCAAGCAGCCCAGTTCCCAG GGGGAAGAATCAGCCATGATTGGAGTGAGTGGTTACGTGGAGTATCTCCGGGAGCAGGAAGTTTCAGAGCGCTGGTTCCGGTACAACCCACGGCTCACCTGCATTTACTGCGCCAAATCCTTCAACCAGAAAGGCAGCCTGGACCGGCACATGCGGCTCCACATGGGCATCACGCCTTTTGTCTGCCGCATGTGTGGGAAGAAGTACACCCGCAAGGATCAGCTGGAGTATCACATCCGCAAGCACACGGGCAACAAGCCCTTTCACTGCCACGTCTGTGGCAAAAGCTTCCCTTTCCAGGCCATCCTCAACCAGCACTTTCGCAAGAACCACCCTGGCTGCGTGCCTCTGGAGGGGCCTCACAGCATTTCCCCCGAGACCACTGTCACGTCTCGGGGGCAGGCGGAGGAAGAGTCTCCCCCGCAGGAGGAAGCTGTTGCCGTGGGGGAGACGGCACAGGGATCTGTGTCCACTACTGGGCCAGACTGA